In Candida albicans SC5314 chromosome 4, complete sequence, the genomic window CTCTTATATTTCTACTCAAAAACGATGCTACactgaaaaaattttgacGAGGGCAGGCGTCGCCGTAGTTGTTAGTCGTTAAGTCGTTCAATCATCACATTTCTATTGCGGACTTGTCAAATGAgcaaattatttgaaactaGTTTTTGGTTGCTCACCGTAGACCAAATAGCAATCCCTTCTTCGGAAAactgttttgtttttatttcatttgtttaaGATGAGAATTAGCATAGAGATTTACAAGAagtgaatttgattttctctttttttctctttgcTTAGTTTGCTACTATCCTTGAAGTTGTTTGAACAATGTGCTTTGCTTAGAAAAGAgataaaagaaatattaaGGGATGGATGGATATATCGGAAAACCAACTGTAACCACCACCAGTCAAATGAGCAAATAAACCATGACCACATTTGAGCAGTAAAACTGATATGCATGCTGTTGATCATCTTTGTGTTTCCCTCTGATGATACCTTTAGTAAACTGTTACAGCGCTAGAGTCTATCTACTTGTGATGAAACTGTAATCCAAACAGAACAGGCGAAGAATAAGCTACCAATGAGTCCGCATTTGTTTAACAAATAGTTTGATCAAACACTTGGCCGGTGTTGCAATGACAGGGAACCAGCTTGAGGAATGAAGGTTAAACCAAAATCCCACAACCTAAGGCAAGTGTGTCAGTGGTTATTTTTGTCATACAATTAGGCTGTCTAGGGCTATAGCCCTAGAGTTGCATTTGCACGTGATGTAATATTTAAGctgcttttttttcttgtggTGAGCATCCCATACAAAACTATTCGTCGCGCGTTAACTTCTGGCACTACACATCTTCGTGAAGCACATAGTTAATGTATGAGAAAAATGGTTTGAGTGCGAATGCTAGTTCCAGTCGCAaatggtgaaaaaaaaaaatttttcaagtttatTTTCCTTTGGTTTGATATCTAGTTATCAATACTATACATAATCAAAAATGGCTCCAGTTGTATGTATCATATGATGATTTAgatatcttttttttaatcaatataGAGGGagaaacaagaagaaaagtaCACCAAGGGATAGataattggaaaaaatGATTCATTTAAGGTGTTACTTGTGGAACAAGTTCCAAGAAAGAAGGGAAGAGAAGTGGGTGAGGGATGAAAAGGAATAGCTTGAGAATTTGTATTTAATTACAAGATTGTCATGCTTGAACAATCCTTTGTTGTATTCGAACCTATTCTGTTCTGTTTCTACAATATAGTACTGTTACAGATTTGCTCATCATGAGTTTTTGGAATATAGGAGTATTGCAATGGGGTGATTCCTGCAATGCTTAATTGACTTTTTATTCATCCGAATAAAGGATGATCAGCGTGGGTTCTGGGGGGTATTTTTTACTATTTCAATGCTATGCTGTCAAATCTATGTTCTTATTTCTTTACtatatttggaaaaaaaaagataggGAACATAAATTTAGGATCTCCTAtgatattatattattacaatatatatattatggGAGTTATTCTCGTGCAGTAGGCTaacatttattttcatttatagACTTCTAAGAAATCCAAATCTGTCAagaaatttgttgttgacgtTGCTGCTCCAGTTGAAAACGATGTCTTTGACCAAGAAAGTTATGTCAAATACTTGGTTGAACACGTTAAAGTTGACGGTATTGTTGGTAACTTAGGTAACGACATTTCCATCACTGCTGAATCTGACAAcaaagttgttgttgtcgttaGTGGTAACGGTAGCTTTTCTGGTAAATACTTGAAATATTTGACCAAGAAATACTTGAAAAAGAACCAAATCAGAGACTGGATTAGATTTGTTTCTGTCAAGCAAAACCAATACAAATTACAATTCTACGCTGTCGCTGAAgatgacgaagaagaagaagacgaagaataaatttgatCCAAGGTTCAGATTTAATTTTGTCATTAATAtacatatttatattttaatgAGTATTGCAATATAGAAAGaaactaatttttttgggttcAGCATATTAGTAAACTAATATGTATAGGGTTATAtgtacttttttttccatcaACTTTGTAATATAtacacaaaaaaataagaaaagtaaaaataacaattccAAAATCAGTGATTGCCTAACCTATTATGTATACTGTTGGTTGTAGAAGACTGAAGTTTGTCAGAAAGAAAGGTTCATATTGAAGGCTGTAAAGGCTGACAATATTTGGTAGCCTTATCACTAAACAACTGAGTTTTAGCAGAGGAGTGTACCCGAAAGACCGATCTTTTAATTACTTCTGTATTCAAACTATTGGTGTGACCCACCAACTAATATGTTGATTAGCAAACAATTGGTGTATCtatcaattttataaaaCGTGTTGAGTTATAGTGAATGGGAACAATATGACATACTGTATTAAGCCTGATCATAACTGCAAGATTCTTTAAGCTTatttaatcaaaacaaCCTACCAAATAATAGTTCCAGATCAACTAGtataaattgttgttaCATTTGAATGCTAAACTGAGGATTTAAGGTGGGGTTAAATTCGAACGGAAATAAAGAGTTTCAAAGACGATAATCACAAATATAGATCTATTAGTGGGGACGAAATGTAGACTTATTGTCTTGGCCAAGCTGTCACAGTTGCTGTTTCTGGAGTAGATAATCATTCTCAAAAGTGAATTTTGTATTTGCTATTACAACGATTGATCCCAATAAGCACAATAATTGTAGTAGCAAAATCTACATTTTTGTCGAGtataacaacaatcaacaacaaaggTACTATCATTGCTACAATGAGTTTATAAACAGCTCTGTAATGAATGTTGTTGAGATCTGACTAGTCTTGTGGCGAGTACACTAATCGCATATATAAGGTTGCTACTACAGATGATGGGCTAGAATTTCCTATTATGGTTTAGTCATAAAAAGAGATGCCCCTCTTCAAGAAgtaaaaatagaataatgCTGGTGGTGAgaagtcaaaaaaaagcacTAAATAGCAATGCAACAAACAACTAAAAGGAAAGGTAAAGAAAACCGATCACTTGCTCTTTGTCCAATGCTCCTTATCATTTGTTGCTTTAACTATACTTTGCATTGTATATAGTAAACTAATTGTAAATAACGTTCTAGAAGAATGTTAGTGCTCTTTATATGATGTATTGGAATTATAGTAATTAATAACATAAACTAAAAATCTAAAACACCATCACATCAAATACTAATGATGACGTTATTGTGGAGAACATTGGGTGGTAACGGAATAATTGATTActataatgaaattgtgCAATGTGATATGTGCAGTTATAATTGGTTTATCCAGCCAACCAAAATGGTGGAAGATTGTAGCCGATGGCTTGAATAGGAAAGGTTGCTAATCTGGTAAGGATAGTATTAGTAATTGTCCAAGTATAAGAAGGATTGTTACGAATAATACTGGTAGTTAACTACAATACTTACAACacaaaagaattaaaaagaataagTGATGTtactttttgttgatttgttaCGACAACCATCTGATTTCCGGAGTAAAGATCATacataaataaataataaatcatcgTAGTTGTTtgggaagaagaagaagaaaaaaaaaaggtggGGTAATTTTAATACACAAAAACTACTCCTCCACCAAAACTGAACTAAAACTCCTTCAACTCACTTGAGTATTAAAACCaacacaaaacaaaaagaaactaaacCATAAAAAAACCGTGATGACCTTTTTGGTGTTGACAAATATACTTGAAATTTCGATGACATGGATATTGTCGTTGACAGTATTGCAAAATAGTTTTCCAATGTTATTCCTATTTGCTATTAATGTGATTTTATTACTTTGACAGGCAATTAGAAAATtcttgcaaaaaaaaaatttttcgCATCtaaatatcaaaaatgttacaaatcaaacaaacaaaataaacagCATTAACTCTTTGAATGTCAACTGTGTAAATTTTGCTAAAAAGTAGTCATgtagttttgaaaaatttccaGAGTATACAAACTAAATCAAAACATTCAAAGTATAAATTTTAGctaaatttattcaatacTCTCTACTGCAGGATGGATTTAAcgatttttttgttgttcagACCAAATTCGATCAACCTACATTTTAGTGTAACTTGaaacttgttgttgtttctttcaaaaaagaGTCAAGTCAAAGTCAATTGTTTGTAATGTATATAtgtatttttaattgagTTAATTTATACTGTTCTATCTTTATATGTATAAATAGTTTCTTTCTGTTGCTATGTATGAATATTGTTTCATTTGTATGTTGTTGTTCgttcaataaataaataaataaggTCAAATGAGATTTAACCCGATACTAGtctattcttctttttttgtagTTATAATGTATCTCATCATGCCCTCTTTAGTTGATGTTATTGTACAACTTGTGTTTGAATGAACAAGCAACAATATTATAATTGTGTACacaattttttataaattccacaattaaatcaataaataacaCCATAAATagtatcaaattcatcaaataatatagaaataaatcaaataaccCGTAAGCATTTTCCGTTACGGTTGTGCCTTCATCGATATTTGGTTGATGATTtagtttattgttttgaaaattggtAGTATAATTGGTTAATCTGTTAGTGATGGTAGTTAATATCGACATGGTGTATTGAATGACAGTAGTAGTGTAGGTAATGTGTAAATGTAATGAATAGATGTATAAATGTAAGGCTGAATAGAATAAATAGTAAAAtgtaaaaacaaaataagaggaaataaaaagaacGAAAGTAAGAAACAAGGAAATGTAAtaacatatatatattaagTCATGGTGAAGTCCCGTATATACAATAGATGTATCACTAGTGGAAATACCCAGTGcaacaaacaattaatgATGCAAAGTGAAATGAACGGAAATGAAAGAAGATGTAACTAAGAACTTAGttaacaataaataaaaaaataccCCTCTTACTGGTACTAGTATTTTCCcccatcatcatcttcttctataATAAGCAATTACTaagaacaataataaaacaacaCAAGTACAAGAAcctaaaaaaagaaaggaacGTAACCTTTTTACCACTCCACTTTACTACTACCGATAgtataattttattattgttacaTTGTTAAACTTAACTTAACTTAACTACAACCAACCAACTAACCAACCATCAAGACGGTtaagtattattattattatcacttTCCTTACTTGTTCAAAAAAACTAGTTTGtgtaacaacaataaatggTATGGTCGTGTCAAAAAGACTAAAAGTGATTGAGAGTGTGagaaaactaaaaatacTTGAAATTCAGAGTCTCAATTGACAAAGTTGGTACTTATATACAGGATATTGGTAATATCACACGCACACGCTACTTTCATCTCTTATTTTTGCCTCTTGTGTATATTTCCGGAATTCCTCCGATTTACAAAAGCAAAAAGCAAAAAGCAAAAAGCAAAAACTCCGTTACCGTTGACAGAGTTATATACCGGATATTAGTCACTCCATTAATTCTCACCATTTCATCACTCTCAAATCGATAAACTATAGCCAACtaactactattactactataATTTACCAGGTTATTCTattgattgaatatttgcaaaaaaaaaagtagcCGTCTCTATGTCAAGTTATCTTAAACTATTGAGATACTCATTTGTCaaagaattttttgttgtttttttcgtgttgatcatttttttttttattatcacaTGTCGCTTTGATAAAATCTAACTCACTTGCAGATAGAGAGTAATATGGTAATAAGAAGAATAATagaccaaaaaaattttccgaataaattgaaatttatgTCTTGTTCGTTCCTCTTATTTAAACAAGTCTTGACGAAGATGCATTATTCACAaactattgttattaacTGTCGATCAAATTTCTATATCTAAATAACTGCAAATTTAAATGTTGTTTCTTTGTGGTTTTAtgtattttttgttcttttgtTATTTCAACGGCAGTTCTAGAACTCACATCTCTAATCTATGTTCTGCTGCTCATTATTGTCTAATCTATTCCACTATCTGTTTTAACATTTCACATGTAAAGCTACTCCTTTCTAGTTACCTATGACTCAAATTCATCACAGCCACTGATCGTCAAATTACAATGCACATATAACTTGGACCTAGAATTGCCTCCTTCCTCTCTGATAAGGGAGTCGAACGAGTCAACATGTGCACCTTGCATATCAGtatattcatttattgTGGTTAGGTTTCATTGTTTTGgacaagaaagaaaggaagAGAGAAAAAGCTTGTATTATCCACTATtactaccactactactCAGATAAGCTTTTAACTTTTTATGTTTCCATATTTTTGACACATGGCATAACGCAAATAAAGTTTAGTCTGCTACCATTTTCTagttattttttgtttatccAAATTCAGTCAACAACGGcatcaagaaaaacaagGAAGAAAAgatggtaataataatatttgttgtCACCAACCATTACTCCTACCAACCTCTTCGTCTAACCAAATACTTCTGCTTTTATTTGCATAACCTGAAAATAGTTTCCATGTTAGTTCATGTTTGTTTGAgattgttcttttttttttttaatttgacttattctattttattttcttgtgCTAGTAAATTCCATTAATCGTATTTAGCCATtccaattattattttattctaTTTATTCTTTCTACTCATAATGAGTGATTATTTTCTTGTACCTCCttaatcttcttcttttcttgttggATATCAGCTGACTTGGATACCAAGCTAAACAATTAGCCAAGTAACATCTGTAAGAAACTGTAAGAGATTCGTATGTTGTTGTATAACCTGTTTATTTCTCTTATTTCTATTTACTATGGTAAAATACATTACGATTCTTACACCTATCCCCTTCTTCATTCCATATAGATTCTTCAAATGAATGCTTTGTCgctatttctttttatctttGCTTGATTGCTAATGGTCTGTCTTTCTAGTCTATGGTTTGCCATTTATACCCCTCATTGATTCACTttttttgatcaaattgTCCCTCCCCcacatcatcaatttcatactgtttcttttctcGTGCGCTCTATTATTGTGAAGTTCGTAAGATACAATATAAACCATACATATTCTATGAATTTACAAAGCAGTGAATTTAGGGAAGCAATCTTTTTCACTTCTTTTATCTATTTAATCTATAATGTGGTGGCATATTTGTACACCAGCAACTCAATCacttataattattataattctATTATCCTGACATAATAACTGTTTAAACTGTCGTTTCTTAACAGAAACAACGCTTTCAAAATAGAACTGGACCTTTGAGGCAATTATGTCGGTTGCTTGGTTTGGTTTGAAGTTATTGGTACAGTTATCTATTAAAACAGTGCCATGTACGGTTGCTCTTCCCAAGTATACAATATTCTTCACATGTAATCTGTTGTTTATTATCCTTGGTTGAGAAAAATGATATACATTAAGTTTTAGGTTATTTGCTTCAAGTATAAAGTATTAGCAACTGGACATAAATTAATCATATGTCAATGaacccccccccccttcAATCCTTAATTTCCTTTTCTCTACTTGTTACACTTACAAAAGAGCACATTAAAACAATAGAATGTTGTCCATGATTGATCAATCAAGGGTATATGTTGCAGATATTGCAGCTATGCATATTTCTATCCTGAAAAACTCATAACTTGCAATATTGATTGTAGTGTAATTCTattcttgttgatttggttgCTATTGCATTAAAAATATATCGGTAGGATGTATTATAGgttaaattcatttaattacCTACTAAAAGTCTCATATCCTCATTGAGTAAAAGAATTTGCAATAGTTGGTAGGTAGGAATGTTGTATGAACAAATCGACTATCCATCCTTTATTCCTCAAACActaatttttgtttgctATGTTAAAGTTCCGTATGCCCAGCCCACCTTGTTGCTATCCATCCTATCATTATCTTGACACCTAGTTATACATTCTTCTCTGTCTTCTCTTTGAATTGATGGGCAAAACATATTCGATTACCACTTATTTCGCTGGTAATTCTTCgaacaactacaactatattaatattttagGATAAACTCTATTCGTAAAATATATactaattaattaaatgtAAAACTCATTATTggtttgttttcaattcacTTTTAACCCAACCTTCTAATCCTCctttaacaataatatcTTGTAAATTAGTCCCCAATTCACCAACTTTTTGtgtcaaaatcaaattatcgTCACCATCAACCACTGTTACTTGCGCCTTAGTCACATCCCATTTCAAGAACCACCCAGTTCTGATTGTCAATTCATCATTCCCTTCATATTGTTGACGTAATTTATTGATCAAATCAGGTATTTCTAGTGTCAACAAGGCATTATTGATTGAGTTTCTACTGAAAATATTACCAAATGACCCGgcaacaatcaatttcatgCCTCGAGCCAATATACATGTGGCTGCTTGTTCTCTTGATGACCCAGTACCAAAATTGTATCCAGATATTATAATGTCACCTGGTTTGGTTTTCGAGTAAAATTGTGAATCATAATTTTCCATACACACTTTAGCCATTTGTTCTTTGGTAATATCATCTTGATAGGTATATTTCCCTGGATAAATCCCGTCAGTGTTGATATTATCGGCATTACACAAAATTAATTCTCCTTCAATGGATTGTGGGAATCCTGGtaatatatcaattgatccAGAAGCTTCTTCACTGGTTGATTCTGCTTCATTGGCCGAGTTACTCTCTGTTTCTAtagatttaataattcGTGGTGCCTGTTTGACTGGTTCAccattcaattcttcaggACCACCAATTTTCCCCAAAACTGCTGATGCAGCAACAACTTCAGGTGACGCCAAATATGCCAATGCATCTTTTGAACCCATTCTTCCCTTGAAGTTTCTGTTGGTGGCAGAAATACCAACTTCTCCATCTTTCAATAACCCAGTACCCAATCCAATACATGGACCGCATCCTGCTGGTAACGGTTTAGCCCCAGCGTCCAAAATGGTTTGCCAAGCCCCTGATTGCTCTGCGTCCTTTTGCACTAATGATGAAGCAGCTGCCACGTAAAATTCAACATTGGGATTAACCTTGTGACCTTTGATTATATCAGCAGCAGCTTGAATGTCAGATAATCGAGAATTGGTGCATGAAACCAAGTAAGCTTTATTAATGGCAATGTTTTGTTGGGACAAGTCGTATAATGAATTAGAAATTTTGACAGAATTAGGACCCGAGATGTATGGagataatgaagataaatcaatttgtaaatGTTTAGCATATACAGCATCATTATCCAGGgtcaatttgttgttaatcaattgatcgATAGTTTGGTTATTAATTCTTGGATGATCTggtttattcaatttcttcaatctgttttgataaaattcaaCCAAAGTTTCGTCAACAGGGAACAATCCCGATAACGCACCCCATTCGGTTGTCATATTAGCTATGGTTAATCTGTAATCAATGGGTAATTTAGATATAGcatcatcaccaacaaaCT contains:
- the LYS4 gene encoding homoaconitate hydratase (Homoaconitase; regulated by Gcn4, Gcn2; induced in response to amino acid starvation (3-AT); induced by human whole blood or PMNs; Hap43-repressed; flow model and Spider biofilm repressed), producing MMLRFRSFSTTTHLLRGQNLTEKIVQKYAVGLQPSSKKVYSGDYVTIKPAHCMSHDNSWPVATKFMNLGASKVKDNRQIVCTLDHDVQNKSEQNLTKYTNIEKFAKSQGIDFYPAGRGIGHQIMIEEGYAFPLNLTVASDSHSNTYGGIGALGTPIVRTDAASIWATGQTWWQIPPVAKVELIGQLPKGVTGKDIIVALCGIFNNDEVLNHAIEFVGDDAISKLPIDYRLTIANMTTEWGALSGLFPVDETLVEFYQNRLKKLNKPDHPRINNQTIDQLINNKLTSDNDAVYAKHLQIDLSSLSPYISGPNSVKISNSLYDLSQQNIAINKAYLVSCTNSRLSDIQAAADIIKGHKVNPNVEFYVAAASSLVQKDAEQSGAWQTILDAGAKPLPAGCGPCIGLGTGLLKDGEVGISATNRNFKGRMGSKDALAYLASPEVVAASAVLGKIGGPEELNGEPVKQAPRIIKSIETESNSANEAESTSEEASGSIDILPGFPQSIEGELILCNADNINTDGIYPGKYTYQDDITKEQMAKVCMENYDSQFYSKTKPGDIIISGYNFGTGSSREQAATCILARGMKLIVAGSFGNIFSRNSINNALLTLEIPDLINKLRQQYEGNDELTIRTGWFLKWDVTKAQVTVVDGDDNLILTQKVGELGTNLQDIIVKGGLEGWVKSELKTNQ
- a CDS encoding 60S ribosomal protein eL22 (Ribosomal 60S subunit protein L22B; Spider biofilm repressed), translating into MAPVTSKKSKSVKKFVVDVAAPVENDVFDQESYVKYLVEHVKVDGIVGNLGNDISITAESDNKVVVVVSGNGSFSGKYLKYLTKKYLKKNQIRDWIRFVSVKQNQYKLQFYAVAEDDEEEEDEE
- a CDS encoding uncharacterized protein (Protein of unknown function; Spider biofilm induced) gives rise to the protein MSILTTITNRLTNYTTNFQNNKLNHQPNIDEGTTVTENAYGLFDLFLYYLMNLILFMVLFIDLIVEFIKNCVHNYNIVACSFKHKLYNNIN